A genome region from Ralstonia solanacearum K60 includes the following:
- the ppc gene encoding phosphoenolpyruvate carboxylase, which yields MTQPAARRASPARKTPTAPASQAAEALAAHGAAGTTLGPTSRRSSGSAAAKDQPLKEDIRFLGRLLGDVLREQEGAAAFETVETIRQTAVRFRRDGDRQAEQELDRLLKTLSRDQTTSVVRAFSYFSHLANIAEDQHHNRRRRVHALAGSPPQPGSLLRALLSAADEGLSGEALRRFFDAALIVPVLTAHPTEVQRKSILDAQREIARLLAERDAPLTARERERNTTLLRAHVTKLWQTRMLRTTRLMVADEIENALSYYQTTFLREIPALYRELEEDVATVFPRRGARSEPATLPAFFQMGSWIGGDRDGNPFVTAQTLRHAARRQASVILTWYLDEIHALGAELSMSTSLVDVSAELLALAARSPDHSEHRADEPYRRALIGVYARLAATCRELTGEDAGRHAVGPAPAYTSPEDLRADIRIVIDSLAAHHGEALADARLTSLARAIDVFGFHLASIDLRQVSDVHEATVAELLKVAGVEGAYAALSEADKRALLLRELQQPRLLTLPFHTYGETTASELEIFRAAREARARYGSRIVRNHIISHTETLSDLLEVMLLQKESGMFRHGTNGSGGAGLDVMVIPLFETIEDLRNAPQIMGDLLALPGFDAVLAAQGNEQEVMLGYSDSNKDGGFLTSNWELYKAELALVDLFERHGVRLRLFHGRGGTVGRGGGPTYQAILSQPPGTVNGQIRLTEQGEIISSKFANPEIGRRNLETIVAATLEATLLPTRNRPKGLEEFEAAMQALSDHAFSAYRNLVYETPGFKDYFFATTPITEIADLNLGSRPASRKLMDKKQRRIEDLRAIPWGFSWGQCRLLLPGWFGFGSAVQRWLDEAGSAKARAARLATLKRMYKQWPFFANLLSNMDMVLSKADLHVASRYAQLCDDRKLRNAVFSRISAEFALTGQMLAAITGQSERLADNPLLARSIKNRFPYLDPLNHLQVELLKRFRSGKAGSNDARVRRGIHLSINGIAAGLRNSG from the coding sequence ATGACGCAGCCCGCCGCGCGCCGCGCTTCCCCCGCGCGCAAAACGCCCACCGCCCCCGCCAGCCAGGCCGCCGAGGCCCTCGCCGCCCATGGCGCGGCCGGCACGACCCTCGGTCCCACCTCGCGCCGCTCTTCCGGCAGCGCGGCGGCCAAGGACCAGCCGCTCAAGGAAGACATCCGCTTCCTCGGGCGCCTGCTGGGCGACGTGCTGCGGGAACAGGAAGGCGCCGCCGCCTTCGAGACCGTCGAGACCATTCGCCAGACCGCGGTGCGCTTCCGCCGCGACGGCGACCGCCAGGCCGAACAGGAGCTCGACCGGCTGCTCAAGACGCTGTCGCGCGACCAGACCACCTCGGTGGTGCGCGCCTTCAGCTACTTCTCGCACCTGGCCAACATTGCCGAAGACCAGCACCACAACCGCCGCCGCCGCGTGCACGCGCTGGCCGGTTCGCCGCCGCAGCCCGGCAGCCTGCTGCGCGCGCTGCTGTCGGCGGCCGACGAGGGTCTGTCGGGCGAGGCGCTGCGGCGCTTCTTCGATGCCGCGCTGATCGTGCCGGTGCTCACCGCCCACCCGACCGAGGTGCAGCGCAAGAGCATCCTCGATGCGCAGCGCGAGATCGCCCGCCTGCTGGCCGAGCGCGACGCCCCGCTGACCGCGCGCGAGCGCGAACGCAATACCACCCTGCTGCGGGCCCACGTCACCAAGCTGTGGCAGACGCGCATGCTGCGCACCACGCGCCTGATGGTGGCCGACGAGATCGAGAACGCACTGTCGTACTACCAGACCACCTTCCTGCGGGAGATTCCCGCGCTATACCGCGAGCTGGAAGAGGACGTCGCCACGGTGTTCCCGCGCCGGGGCGCGCGCAGCGAACCGGCCACGCTCCCCGCCTTCTTCCAGATGGGCTCGTGGATCGGCGGCGACCGCGACGGCAACCCGTTCGTCACCGCGCAGACGCTGCGCCATGCCGCGCGGCGGCAGGCCAGCGTGATCCTCACGTGGTACCTGGACGAGATCCATGCGCTGGGCGCGGAGCTGTCGATGTCGACCTCGCTGGTTGACGTGAGCGCCGAACTGCTGGCCCTGGCCGCCCGCTCGCCCGACCACTCCGAGCATCGTGCGGACGAGCCCTACCGGCGCGCGCTGATCGGCGTGTATGCGCGCCTGGCGGCCACCTGCCGCGAGCTGACCGGCGAGGATGCCGGCCGCCACGCCGTCGGCCCCGCCCCGGCCTACACGAGCCCGGAGGACCTGCGCGCCGATATCCGGATCGTCATCGATTCGCTGGCGGCGCACCACGGCGAGGCGCTGGCCGATGCACGGCTGACCTCGCTGGCGCGGGCGATCGACGTGTTCGGCTTCCACCTGGCGTCGATCGACCTGCGCCAGGTGTCGGACGTGCACGAAGCCACCGTGGCCGAGCTGCTCAAGGTGGCCGGCGTGGAAGGCGCCTACGCCGCGCTGTCGGAAGCCGACAAGCGCGCGCTGCTGCTGCGCGAGCTGCAACAGCCGCGCCTGCTGACGCTGCCCTTCCACACCTACGGCGAGACGACCGCGTCGGAGCTCGAGATCTTCCGCGCCGCGCGCGAGGCGCGCGCGCGCTATGGCAGCCGCATCGTGCGCAACCACATCATCTCGCACACCGAGACGCTGTCGGACCTGCTGGAAGTGATGCTGCTGCAGAAGGAGTCGGGCATGTTCCGCCACGGCACCAACGGCAGCGGCGGCGCGGGCCTGGATGTGATGGTGATCCCGCTGTTCGAGACCATCGAGGACTTGCGCAACGCGCCGCAGATCATGGGCGACCTGCTGGCGCTGCCCGGCTTCGATGCCGTGCTCGCCGCGCAGGGCAACGAGCAGGAGGTGATGCTCGGCTATTCGGATTCCAACAAGGACGGCGGCTTCCTCACCTCCAACTGGGAGCTGTACAAGGCCGAGCTGGCGCTGGTGGACCTGTTCGAGCGCCACGGCGTGCGCCTGCGCCTGTTCCACGGCCGCGGCGGCACGGTGGGACGCGGCGGCGGCCCGACCTATCAGGCCATCCTGTCGCAGCCGCCGGGCACGGTGAACGGACAGATCCGCCTGACCGAGCAGGGTGAGATCATCTCCAGCAAGTTCGCCAACCCCGAGATCGGCCGGCGCAACCTGGAGACCATCGTGGCCGCCACGCTCGAGGCGACGCTGCTGCCCACGCGCAACCGGCCCAAGGGGCTGGAGGAATTCGAGGCCGCGATGCAGGCGCTGTCGGACCATGCGTTCTCGGCCTACCGCAACCTCGTCTACGAGACCCCGGGCTTCAAGGACTACTTCTTCGCCACCACGCCCATCACCGAAATCGCCGACCTGAACCTCGGCTCGCGGCCGGCCTCGCGCAAACTGATGGACAAGAAGCAGCGCCGCATCGAAGACCTGCGTGCGATCCCGTGGGGCTTCTCGTGGGGCCAGTGCCGGCTGCTGCTGCCGGGCTGGTTCGGCTTCGGCAGCGCGGTGCAGCGCTGGCTGGACGAGGCGGGCAGCGCCAAGGCGAGAGCGGCCCGCCTGGCCACGCTCAAGCGCATGTACAAGCAATGGCCGTTCTTCGCCAACCTGCTCTCCAACATGGACATGGTGCTGTCCAAGGCCGACCTGCACGTGGCCTCGCGCTATGCCCAGCTGTGCGACGACCGCAAGCTGCGCAATGCGGTGTTCTCGCGCATCTCGGCCGAGTTCGCGCTCACCGGGCAGATGCTGGCGGCCATCACCGGCCAATCGGAACGGCTGGCCGACAACCCGCTGCTGGCGCGCTCGATCAAGAACCGTTTCCCGTACCTCGATCCGCTCAACCACCTGCAGGTAGAACTGCTCAAGCGGTTCCGCTCGGGCAAGGCGGGCAGCAACGATGCGCGGGTGCGGCGCGGCATCCACCTGTCGATCAACGGGATCGCGGCGGGGCTGCGCAACAGCGGCTAA
- the hemDX gene encoding fused uroporphyrinogen-III synthase HemD/membrane protein HemX, producing MDDRSPSPSSVPPDALPHPSAPVVVVTRPRAQAPMLVAALERHGLRTLQFPLLDIAPTPNLNDLRAALADPSRYALVVFVSPNAVQQAFSAMSEGFRWPQDVPVAVVGPASAQALAAHGVEPPTHSVIRPDTHADDARQDSEALYARLDLAQLSGREVLIVRGNGGREWLADRLREAGVAVRAVEAYRRSVPVPDAAAWAALREVLAGRHAWTLTSSEAVRNLDSLARASLTAAEVDTLHAAPCFAPHARIVEQAQSLGFRDVTLTGAGDDRLLAGLLAWAAPVAPAAEAVPSPAPAAAPAEPKPSSPAPIVSQTSAPSSVPASGPAAASPGSAAAPAAPTTTVSARPGRGNWLLWAALIAVLVIVAGLQVRNERLAREVGQRAQQNETLAQEMRVLSRSDQDAFAQLQQKFGALDARTAETRDRQGALEQASQDLLRNRDDWQRSEIERSLEVASEQLQLTGNVSGALVALQTIDARLASLDKPQFRPMRRAVARDIAKLKALPAIDLSGAAIRLDDAINGIDALPLVSAALPLEPQPAAQAPHGRSAKPAKAAAQASVPAAPVAAQSGWSAGMRAWWGRLWHDVRHELGQIVQVRRVDQTEALLLSSDQAWFLRENLKLWLMNARLALLSRNEAVFRADLGRADALLARYFDPQSPRVVAEQTLLQQARASVGTLEVPTLADSLAAVRGQGKE from the coding sequence ATGGACGACCGCTCGCCCTCTCCATCCAGCGTGCCGCCCGACGCTCTCCCGCATCCTTCCGCGCCCGTCGTCGTGGTCACGCGGCCGCGTGCGCAGGCGCCCATGCTGGTCGCCGCGCTGGAGCGCCATGGGCTGCGCACGCTCCAGTTTCCGCTGCTCGACATCGCACCCACGCCCAACCTGAACGACCTGCGCGCCGCGCTGGCCGATCCGTCGCGCTATGCGCTGGTCGTGTTCGTCAGTCCCAATGCCGTGCAGCAGGCGTTTTCGGCCATGTCCGAAGGCTTCCGCTGGCCGCAGGACGTGCCGGTCGCGGTGGTCGGCCCCGCCAGCGCCCAGGCCCTGGCCGCGCACGGGGTCGAGCCGCCCACGCACAGTGTGATCCGGCCCGACACGCATGCAGACGACGCGCGACAGGATTCCGAGGCGCTGTACGCGCGCCTGGACCTGGCGCAGCTGAGCGGCCGCGAGGTGCTGATTGTGCGCGGCAACGGCGGCCGCGAGTGGCTGGCCGACCGGCTGCGCGAAGCCGGCGTCGCGGTGCGTGCGGTGGAAGCGTATCGGCGCAGCGTCCCGGTGCCCGACGCCGCGGCCTGGGCCGCGCTGCGTGAGGTGCTGGCCGGCCGGCACGCCTGGACGCTGACCAGTTCCGAGGCGGTGCGCAATCTCGACAGCCTCGCGCGCGCCAGCCTGACGGCCGCCGAAGTCGACACGCTGCACGCCGCGCCATGCTTTGCGCCGCACGCCCGCATTGTTGAACAGGCGCAGTCGCTGGGTTTCCGTGACGTGACGCTGACCGGCGCGGGCGACGACCGCCTGCTGGCCGGCCTGCTGGCCTGGGCCGCGCCTGTCGCGCCCGCCGCCGAGGCCGTGCCGTCGCCAGCACCCGCGGCGGCGCCGGCCGAACCGAAACCTTCCTCACCTGCTCCGATCGTGTCGCAGACTTCCGCTCCCTCGTCCGTTCCCGCATCGGGCCCGGCCGCCGCCTCGCCAGGGTCGGCGGCCGCGCCTGCCGCCCCGACCACGACCGTCAGCGCGCGCCCCGGCCGCGGCAACTGGCTGCTCTGGGCTGCGCTGATCGCGGTACTCGTGATCGTGGCCGGCCTGCAGGTCCGCAATGAGCGGCTGGCCCGCGAAGTCGGCCAGCGCGCGCAGCAGAACGAGACGCTGGCGCAGGAGATGCGCGTGCTGTCGCGCAGCGACCAGGATGCCTTTGCCCAACTGCAGCAGAAGTTCGGCGCACTGGACGCCCGTACCGCCGAAACGCGCGACCGCCAGGGCGCGCTCGAGCAGGCCAGCCAGGATCTGCTGCGCAACCGCGACGACTGGCAGCGGTCCGAGATCGAGCGCTCGCTCGAAGTCGCCTCCGAGCAATTGCAGCTCACCGGCAACGTGAGCGGTGCGCTGGTCGCGCTGCAGACCATCGACGCGCGCCTGGCCTCGCTCGACAAGCCGCAGTTCCGTCCCATGCGCCGCGCCGTCGCCCGCGATATCGCCAAGCTCAAGGCGCTGCCGGCCATCGACTTGTCGGGCGCTGCGATCCGGCTGGACGATGCGATCAACGGCATCGATGCGCTACCGCTGGTGTCGGCCGCCTTGCCGCTGGAACCGCAGCCGGCCGCGCAGGCGCCGCATGGACGGTCCGCCAAGCCGGCCAAGGCCGCGGCGCAGGCTTCGGTACCCGCCGCGCCGGTGGCGGCGCAGTCCGGCTGGTCGGCCGGCATGCGCGCCTGGTGGGGCCGCCTGTGGCACGACGTGCGCCACGAGCTGGGCCAGATCGTGCAGGTGCGCCGCGTCGACCAGACCGAGGCGCTGCTGCTGTCGTCCGATCAGGCGTGGTTCCTGCGCGAGAACCTCAAGCTGTGGCTGATGAACGCGCGGCTGGCGCTGCTGTCGCGCAACGAGGCGGTGTTCCGCGCCGACCTCGGCCGCGCCGACGCGCTGCTCGCGCGCTATTTCGATCCGCAGTCGCCGCGTGTCGTGGCTGAGCAGACCCTGCTGCAGCAGGCGCGAGCGAGCGTCGGTACGCTGGAGGTGCCGACCTTGGCCGACAGCCTCGCCGCCGTCCGCGGCCAGGGCAAGGAGTGA
- a CDS encoding MFS transporter has product MPSREAPAINASAIVPGLDPSRWRRNATLGILTSGVFMAVLDTTVVNVALNAMRASLHSSVAELAWIVDAYSLAFAALILTGGLLTDRIGARTVFLAGMAVFIAASAACGLAPSVTALIAARIVQGVGAAMFLPSSLSLVRATFDDPRERAWAIGLWGGIVACAAAVGPVLGGSLVDAYGWRSAFLINVPLGVAGMAGTWAIVRHAQPARARPFDWAGQATSVVMLAALCFVAIEWPVRGAQSPWVWGAALLSAVAAALFVIAERRARAPLVPLAWFAHRTLGAVNGVGFLLNFGYFGALFVLSLHLQNVEHFSARQTGLVLLPLAVSLSAGNLFAGKLMARFSMPDMMVGGLLIGGAGLLATSMALGAHAPIWLACAAMVAFGGGTALAIAPMTSSILSAVPGELAGTASGLLNAARQTGSLLGVAVAGAILTVVPDVSRALPTAFGVMAVSYAGAVAMAWLGRRPATALA; this is encoded by the coding sequence ATGCCGTCCCGCGAAGCCCCCGCCATCAATGCCTCCGCCATCGTGCCGGGCCTGGATCCCAGCCGCTGGCGGCGCAACGCCACGCTGGGCATCCTCACCTCCGGCGTGTTCATGGCCGTGCTGGATACCACCGTCGTCAATGTCGCGCTCAACGCCATGCGCGCGAGCCTGCACAGCAGCGTGGCCGAGCTGGCATGGATCGTCGATGCCTACTCGCTGGCCTTTGCCGCCCTCATCCTGACCGGCGGGCTGCTGACCGACCGCATCGGCGCACGCACCGTGTTTCTGGCCGGGATGGCCGTGTTCATCGCCGCGTCGGCCGCGTGCGGACTGGCACCATCGGTGACGGCGCTGATTGCTGCGCGCATCGTGCAGGGCGTGGGCGCGGCGATGTTCCTGCCGAGCTCGCTGTCGCTCGTGCGCGCCACCTTCGACGACCCGCGCGAGCGGGCCTGGGCCATCGGTCTGTGGGGCGGCATCGTGGCCTGCGCGGCGGCCGTGGGGCCGGTGCTGGGCGGTTCGCTGGTCGACGCCTACGGCTGGCGCAGCGCTTTCCTCATCAACGTGCCGCTGGGCGTAGCGGGCATGGCGGGCACCTGGGCCATCGTGCGGCACGCGCAGCCCGCGCGTGCGCGGCCGTTCGATTGGGCGGGGCAGGCGACGAGCGTGGTGATGCTCGCTGCGCTGTGCTTTGTGGCGATCGAATGGCCGGTGCGCGGCGCGCAGTCGCCGTGGGTATGGGGCGCCGCGCTGCTCTCGGCGGTTGCCGCCGCGCTGTTCGTCATCGCCGAGCGCCGGGCGCGCGCGCCGCTGGTGCCGTTGGCGTGGTTCGCGCATCGCACGCTGGGCGCCGTCAATGGCGTCGGTTTCCTGCTGAACTTCGGCTACTTCGGCGCGCTGTTCGTGCTGAGCCTGCACTTGCAGAATGTCGAGCACTTCAGCGCGCGTCAGACCGGCCTGGTGCTGTTGCCGCTGGCGGTGAGCCTGTCGGCGGGCAACCTCTTCGCGGGCAAGCTGATGGCGCGTTTTTCCATGCCGGACATGATGGTGGGCGGCTTGCTGATCGGCGGGGCGGGGCTGCTGGCGACGTCGATGGCGCTGGGGGCGCATGCCCCGATCTGGCTGGCGTGCGCGGCGATGGTGGCCTTCGGCGGCGGCACCGCGCTGGCAATCGCGCCGATGACTTCCAGCATCCTCTCCGCAGTGCCGGGCGAGCTGGCGGGCACCGCATCGGGCTTGCTCAACGCCGCGCGCCAGACCGGCAGCCTGCTGGGCGTGGCCGTGGCGGGCGCGATCCTCACGGTGGTGCCGGATGTGTCGCGCGCCCTGCCGACGGCATTCGGCGTGATGGCGGTGTCGTACGCCGGCGCGGTGGCGATGGCGTGGCTCGGCCGTCGCCCCGCCACCGCGCTGGCATGA
- a CDS encoding heme biosynthesis protein HemY, whose protein sequence is MRWVFWVALLFAAAVGLALFTELNLSNVVLLYPPYRVDVSLNFVLAALVLVFVAMHLLLRLFHHVTGMPARAAAYRERTRILRASAALRDAMESLFAGRFGRAERLAREAQAWDVQRETAALIGARAAHRMQETDRRDAWMAEVTSPDREQAKLVSMAELLVDARDADGALEKIAQLQSQGARQIQAQRIALRAHQHLKNWDEVLRLTRALEKRNAIHAVLAARLKQMACETLLQERRHDTDALNDFWRELTTEERRSPRIASQAALYFAQLGRTDEAKRIVEDALKAHWDGRLIRRYADCAVPGKALPLIQQAEKWLGQHPVDADLFYTLGMLCFKEQLWGKAQSSLESALKYADAGHHGNLRAHAHLALAQLYEQTDRPEESQRHFRQSALLAVK, encoded by the coding sequence ATGCGCTGGGTATTCTGGGTTGCGCTGCTGTTTGCCGCCGCCGTCGGCCTGGCGCTGTTCACCGAGCTCAACCTGAGCAACGTCGTGCTGCTCTACCCGCCGTACCGGGTGGACGTGTCGCTGAACTTCGTGCTGGCGGCGCTGGTGCTGGTGTTTGTGGCGATGCATCTGCTGCTGCGGTTGTTCCACCACGTCACCGGCATGCCGGCGCGTGCGGCGGCGTACCGCGAGCGCACGCGTATCCTGCGTGCCTCGGCGGCGCTGCGCGATGCGATGGAAAGCCTGTTCGCCGGCCGCTTCGGCCGCGCGGAGCGCTTGGCGCGCGAAGCCCAGGCATGGGACGTTCAGCGCGAGACCGCCGCCCTGATCGGGGCCCGCGCTGCCCACCGCATGCAGGAGACCGACCGCCGCGACGCCTGGATGGCCGAAGTGACCTCGCCCGATCGCGAGCAGGCCAAGCTGGTGTCGATGGCCGAACTGCTGGTCGATGCCCGCGACGCCGATGGCGCGCTGGAGAAGATCGCCCAGCTGCAGTCGCAGGGGGCGCGGCAGATCCAGGCGCAGCGCATCGCCCTGCGTGCGCACCAGCATCTGAAGAACTGGGACGAGGTGCTGCGCCTGACACGCGCGCTGGAAAAGCGCAACGCGATCCATGCGGTGCTGGCCGCGCGCCTCAAGCAGATGGCCTGCGAGACGCTGCTGCAGGAGCGCCGCCACGACACCGATGCCCTCAACGATTTCTGGCGCGAGCTGACCACGGAAGAGCGCCGCTCGCCGCGCATCGCGTCCCAGGCCGCGCTGTACTTCGCGCAGCTCGGCCGCACGGACGAGGCCAAGCGCATCGTCGAGGACGCCCTCAAGGCACATTGGGATGGCCGCCTGATCCGCCGCTATGCCGATTGCGCCGTGCCCGGCAAGGCGCTGCCGCTGATCCAGCAGGCCGAGAAATGGCTCGGCCAGCATCCGGTCGATGCGGACCTGTTCTACACGCTGGGCATGCTGTGCTTCAAGGAGCAGCTGTGGGGCAAGGCGCAGTCGAGCCTCGAATCCGCGCTCAAGTATGCGGATGCCGGCCATCACGGCAACCTGCGCGCCCATGCGCACTTGGCGCTGGCACAGCTCTACGAGCAGACCGACCGGCCGGAGGAGTCGCAGCGCCACTTCCGGCAAAGCGCGCTGCTGGCGGTCAAGTAA
- the hemC gene encoding hydroxymethylbilane synthase produces the protein MSSNARPTSVESPLAAQAPTRLVIASRESRLAMWQAEYVRAALQKYYPACDVSILGMTTRGDQILDRSLAKVGGKGLFVKELEVALAEGRADLAVHSLKDVPMELPPGFALPAILEREDPRDAFVSNQYADLAALPAGAVVGTSSLRREASLRARFPHLVIQPLRGNLDTRLAKLDRGDYAAIILAAAGLKRLGLSERIRAVIASDVSLPAAGQGALGIETRADRTDVQAWLAPLHHLPTALAVTAERAVSRRLGGSCQVPLAAFAHWTDAGALRLRAFVASQDGRRKLAAEGEATPATLAEAEALGARVAQQMLDGGARDILATLGADAPPAT, from the coding sequence ATGTCTTCAAACGCCCGTCCGACCTCCGTCGAATCCCCTCTTGCAGCCCAGGCGCCGACCAGGCTGGTCATCGCCTCGCGCGAAAGCCGGCTCGCCATGTGGCAGGCCGAATACGTGCGTGCTGCATTGCAAAAGTACTATCCCGCGTGCGACGTGTCCATCCTGGGCATGACCACACGCGGCGATCAGATTCTCGACCGGTCGCTCGCCAAGGTGGGCGGCAAGGGCCTGTTCGTGAAGGAACTCGAAGTCGCGCTCGCCGAGGGCCGCGCCGACCTCGCCGTCCACTCGCTCAAGGACGTGCCGATGGAGCTCCCGCCGGGCTTCGCGCTGCCGGCCATCCTCGAGCGCGAGGATCCGCGCGATGCCTTTGTCTCCAACCAGTACGCCGACCTCGCCGCGCTGCCCGCGGGCGCGGTGGTGGGCACGTCGAGCCTGCGCCGCGAGGCGTCGCTGCGGGCGCGGTTTCCGCACCTGGTCATCCAGCCGCTGCGCGGCAATCTCGACACGCGCCTGGCCAAGCTCGACCGCGGCGATTATGCGGCCATCATCCTCGCGGCCGCCGGGCTCAAGCGGCTGGGGCTGTCCGAGCGCATCCGCGCTGTCATCGCCTCTGACGTGTCCCTGCCGGCGGCGGGGCAGGGCGCGCTTGGCATCGAGACCCGCGCCGATCGCACCGACGTGCAGGCCTGGCTCGCGCCGCTGCACCACCTGCCCACGGCGCTGGCCGTGACCGCCGAACGCGCGGTGTCGCGCAGGCTGGGCGGTTCGTGCCAGGTGCCGCTGGCCGCCTTCGCGCACTGGACCGATGCCGGCGCGCTGCGCCTGCGCGCCTTCGTCGCCTCGCAGGACGGCCGCCGCAAGCTGGCCGCCGAAGGCGAGGCCACGCCCGCCACGCTGGCCGAGGCCGAGGCCCTGGGCGCACGCGTCGCGCAGCAGATGCTGGACGGCGGCGCGCGGGACATCCTCGCCACGCTGGGCGCCGACGCGCCGCCCGCCACTTGA
- a CDS encoding RNA polymerase sigma factor, with the protein MRTFERTAANHAAGQDASQSPAAAGHARGADAEALAALLQRISLGDRDALRTLYACCAPKLFGLALRILVRKDWAEDVLQESFVNIWRHAGDYRPHLAAPMTWMTTIVRNRALDCLRRQRAERVQASVPLDETDAAALADHAPGPADLALAGQQARALAECLKRLDPKQREVVSLAYLRDLSHSELAQTLSVPLGTVKSWMRRGLDRLRECLGAP; encoded by the coding sequence GTGCGCACCTTCGAACGCACCGCCGCCAACCACGCAGCAGGGCAAGACGCCAGCCAGTCGCCGGCGGCCGCTGGCCATGCCCGGGGCGCCGATGCCGAAGCACTGGCCGCCCTGCTGCAACGCATCAGCCTGGGCGACCGCGACGCCCTGCGCACGCTCTATGCGTGCTGCGCGCCGAAACTGTTTGGGCTCGCGCTGCGTATCTTGGTCAGGAAGGACTGGGCCGAGGACGTCTTGCAAGAAAGCTTCGTCAACATCTGGCGCCACGCCGGCGACTACAGGCCGCACCTGGCCGCGCCGATGACGTGGATGACCACCATCGTGCGCAACCGCGCACTCGACTGCCTGCGCCGCCAGCGCGCCGAGCGCGTGCAGGCATCCGTACCGCTGGACGAAACCGACGCCGCGGCACTGGCCGACCACGCCCCCGGCCCGGCCGACCTGGCGCTGGCCGGCCAGCAGGCACGTGCGCTGGCCGAATGCCTCAAGCGCCTGGATCCGAAACAGCGCGAAGTGGTCTCGCTGGCCTATCTGCGCGACCTGTCGCACAGCGAACTGGCGCAAACGCTGTCCGTGCCGCTGGGCACGGTCAAATCGTGGATGCGGCGCGGGCTGGACCGCCTGCGGGAATGCCTGGGCGCGCCGTAA
- a CDS encoding ferritin-like domain-containing protein — protein sequence MDTTKDVERFDARFDADTPRIDVRRRVLLRAPGLMALGSLAAVSLGQSMPAWAQAQSGSVKDDINILNVALGLEYQAIAAYQVGAESGLLQKPVLDTAVKFQGHHKAHAQVLAGTVSKMGGTPVMAKKTAEYNFPVSQLKTQADVLRFAAGLEKGATSAYLGVMPNFYTRDLTKAAASILGDEAMHWAILLSVLGEDPVPVAFVG from the coding sequence ATGGATACGACCAAGGACGTAGAGCGGTTCGATGCCCGGTTCGATGCCGATACCCCGCGCATCGACGTGCGCCGCCGCGTGCTGCTGCGCGCGCCGGGCCTGATGGCGCTGGGCTCGCTGGCGGCGGTATCGCTGGGGCAATCGATGCCGGCCTGGGCACAGGCCCAGTCGGGCAGCGTCAAGGATGACATCAATATCCTGAACGTGGCGCTGGGGCTGGAATACCAGGCGATCGCCGCGTACCAGGTGGGTGCCGAAAGCGGCCTGCTGCAAAAGCCGGTATTGGACACGGCAGTGAAATTCCAGGGGCATCACAAGGCGCACGCGCAGGTGCTGGCCGGCACGGTGTCCAAGATGGGCGGCACCCCCGTGATGGCCAAGAAGACGGCCGAGTACAACTTCCCGGTCAGCCAGCTCAAGACGCAGGCCGACGTGCTGCGCTTTGCGGCCGGCCTGGAGAAGGGCGCCACCTCGGCTTACCTGGGCGTGATGCCGAATTTCTACACGCGGGATCTGACCAAGGCCGCCGCCAGCATCCTGGGCGATGAGGCGATGCACTGGGCGATCCTGCTGTCGGTGCTGGGCGAAGACCCGGTGCCGGTGGCTTTCGTCGGCTGA
- a CDS encoding LysR family transcriptional regulator — MNWDNARIFLAVARTCTLRGAAQRLGVDQATVGRRIAALEAELSAKLFLRTSTTLALTPAGEALIGPAEAMEHAAHTIERRVAGTDEQLAGTIRVATTDTLAAAFVLPAIAQLRLHHPGIDIVCLASKSIANLTKREADVAVRTLRPTAPDLIARRVATIETGLYASRGYLRARGEPVEGSAFAGHDLVLYPRNEVPWMWEALCGEPVAPSRVVLQSSSAMTIFEAVIAGIGMSELVCCRADLHPELVRVLPHRRRLQDVWLVTHADLHKTARVRALMDCIVDAFDPHRKTATP, encoded by the coding sequence ATGAACTGGGACAACGCCCGCATCTTCCTGGCCGTGGCACGCACCTGCACGCTGCGCGGGGCGGCGCAGCGCCTGGGCGTGGACCAGGCCACGGTGGGGCGGCGCATCGCCGCGCTGGAGGCGGAGCTGTCGGCCAAGCTGTTCCTGCGCACATCGACGACGCTGGCGCTCACGCCGGCCGGCGAAGCGCTGATCGGCCCGGCCGAGGCCATGGAGCACGCCGCGCACACCATCGAACGCCGGGTCGCGGGCACGGACGAGCAACTGGCCGGCACGATCCGCGTGGCGACCACCGACACGCTGGCCGCAGCCTTCGTGCTGCCCGCCATTGCGCAGTTGCGGCTGCATCATCCGGGCATCGACATCGTGTGCCTGGCCTCCAAGAGCATTGCCAACCTGACCAAGCGCGAGGCCGACGTGGCGGTCCGCACGCTGCGCCCGACCGCGCCCGACCTGATCGCCCGCCGCGTCGCCACCATTGAAACCGGTCTCTACGCCAGCCGCGGCTACCTGCGCGCGCGCGGCGAGCCCGTGGAAGGCAGCGCGTTTGCCGGGCACGACCTGGTGCTCTACCCGCGCAACGAGGTGCCCTGGATGTGGGAAGCGCTCTGCGGCGAGCCGGTGGCGCCCTCGCGGGTGGTGCTGCAAAGCAGTTCGGCCATGACGATCTTCGAGGCGGTGATCGCCGGCATCGGCATGAGCGAACTGGTCTGCTGCCGCGCCGATCTGCATCCCGAACTCGTACGCGTGCTTCCCCACCGGCGCCGCCTGCAGGATGTGTGGCTGGTCACCCATGCCGACCTGCACAAGACCGCCCGCGTGCGCGCCCTCATGGACTGCATCGTCGACGCCTTCGACCCGCACAGGAAAACCGCCACGCCGTAA